Proteins from one Ranitomeya variabilis isolate aRanVar5 chromosome 1, aRanVar5.hap1, whole genome shotgun sequence genomic window:
- the DYNAP gene encoding dynactin-associated protein → MDNAGFEMQDDGIKKTYPNKSLQTIYHEYKPEEKKSWSLLKIFLVCFLACLITTAIGVLIICLVYVGTLGQGTSQPVMNPSVSGTDRLPQSNSTTTTLTEPRFYFMNQVGKSKLYEFEGGAMQWARYRDNPKDYNSIPEMQFGASIHQHQCKMSFGTLRIVSKGLRVPHWHFNANEHGFMVQGKAWIGVVDDGGVEVTTYNVTAGQVVFFPKNTLHWMKNVGEEDCVFALFFTTHDELNTLDVDDAFFMTPEDIASRSLKPEGGVDFIRTFKRPIADQAINLPKNLVELIQNASYVQSSDSKVWQYFHDLKGSRNYLYPGGAIQWSRYRKNGVGLSDNEKVYSESINSHADTITLATLLIKSNGLRQPHFHFNANEMGYVISGCGHIGIVGDRPVPEFPVDVGDVFFFPIGSQHYIKSSCVEDLFLILAFSTGNQLETLDMDDYFHATSDHILAQLFLKKQSEFKKIPTFKEDQAVNIP, encoded by the exons ATGGACAATGCAGGGTTCGAGATGCAGGACGATGGAATTAAGAAAACATATCCCAATAAAAGTCTACAGACAATCTATCATGAATATAAGCCT GAGGAAAAGAAATCTTGGTCTCTGCTGAAAATTTTCTTGGTCTGCTTCTTGGCTTGTCTCATTACCACCGCGATCGGAGTGCTGATCATATGTCTGGTGTATGTGGGTACACTTGGTCAGGGGACGTCTCAACCGGTAATGAATCCTTCTGTCTCCGGGACTGATAGACTCCCACAGAGCAACTCCACCACCACCACGCTCACCGAGCCACGGTTCTACTTCATGAATCAAGTTGGTAAAAGTAAG CTCTATGAATTTGAAGGAGGCGCTATGCAGTGGGCCCGTTACAGGGACAACCCCAAAGATTATAACAGTATACCGGAGATGCAGTTCGGTGCCAGCATCCATCAACATCAATGTAAAATGTCCTTCGGGACATTAAGGATCGTCAGTAAAGGGCTGAGGGTCCCACATTGGCACTTCAATGCCAACGAGCATGGCTTCATGGTGCAG GGCAAGGCTTGGATCGGCGTAGTAGACGACGGAGGCGTTGAAGTCACCACCTACAATGTGACGGCCGGACAGGTCGTCTTCTTCCCAAAGAACACGCTACACTGGATGAAGAACGTAGGCGAGGAGGACTGTGTGTTTGCCCTCTTCTTCACTACTCACGACGAGCTCAACACTCTGGATGTGGACGACGCGTTTTTCATGACACCCGAAGACATAGCTTCAAGGTCATTAAAG CCAGAAGGTGGTGTAGACTTCATCAGAACCTTCAAGAGACCGATCGCAGATCAGGCGATAAATCTCCCGAAAAACTTGGTGGAGCTGATCCAGAACGCCAGCTATGTCCAGTCCAGCGACTCCAAAGTCTGGCAGTATTTTCATGACTTGAAGG GGTCTAGAAATTACCTCTACCCTGGAGGAGCCATACAATGGTCTCGTTACCGCAAAAATGGAGTTGGCCTTAGCGATAACGAGAAAGTTTACAGTGAATCCATCAATTCA CATGCTGACACGATTACCCTGGCTACCCTCCTAATAAAGTCAAACGGTCTGAGGCAGCCACATTTCCATTTCAACGCAAACGAGATGGGATACGTCATCAGCGGATGTGGCCAT ATTGGAATAGTTGGAGACAGACCCGTCCCGGAATTCCCAGTTGATGTCGGTGATGTGTTTTTCTTCCCAATTGGATCTCAGCATTACATCAAAAGCTCGTGCGTTGAGGATTTATTTTTGATTCTGGCCTTCAGTACCGGAAACCAG CTGGAAACACTGGATATGGATGACTATTTCCATGCCACATCCGACCACATCCTCGCACAGTTATTCTTAAAGAAACAGAGTGAATTTAAGAAGATTCCAACGTTTAAGGAGGATCAAGCTGTGAATATACCATAA